The Plasmodium gaboni strain SY75 chromosome 9, whole genome shotgun sequence DNA segment ataataattttctaaaaggtttatatatattccatATTTTGAAATGACATATACAATATCTTCCTCgtttattttaatattacattttttctttgtaTGAGTGATGAAGTGAAACAGttgtttaatttttttttcatcttttcGTTTAAAAGCATTTTCTACAATACTggttaaaaaaattttcatcataCAAACTTTTCCATATCATTTTgtaaacataaaaaaaaaaaaaataaataaaaataatatatttatatatctacaaaaatttataaatatatatatatatatatatatatatatatatatgtgatgtatttatttttaaaacttataatattttacattCTATGTAATAGCCTTCGATGAgtacatttttattttttattttattttattttattttttttggtaaTTATTAAGatgttaaaatatatgatatatatgatatatatatatatatacatatattttatattttgaacttaaatttattaatggatgttttatatttataaaagaaaaaagaaacgGTAAAAAAAGTCAAAAggtttatattttattttattatttttttttttaacattaATATGAAGCgatgttatataatatatatataatatggttgtttataaatttttttttttattaagtataaaaaaatatatatgtattatttatgtatgtgtttattagaaaaaaaaaaataaaaatatgcataattatattatatacacatatatatatatatatatatatatgttggtattagaaaaaaaaagaaaatatacataattatattatatatattatatatattatatatattatatgtattatatatattatatgtattatatacatttatgtaatatatattgtttaaaatttatatgtgtcCTGTAAAAAgttgatttttttttttttttttttttaattattaaatagTTGAAGAATTGTATTAAAAGCATTATTGTGACATATTTGCATAAAGTGTTggttatataaattttgttTGAGTTCATCAttgatatttatattttttagtACCTGAAAaggggaaaaaaaaaaaaacatatatataaatatatatatatatataaatatatatatatatatttatatgtggAGACAAAAATGCACacattttaaaatatttacttgtttatattttttgacTTACCATCTCGTTaacattttcattatttatcatttgtAACTTGACATATGTAACCTCAAAATTTTGATCCATTTCATCTTTTTCAACATCTAAATGTTGTATcttacttttttttaaaactaATTCATTACTggttatatttttgtttaaaGAATTTAAAATGTCTACAACAAAGGGCTCGTTTCTGATTTTGTCATGATTTATTAGTTTGGTTAGTGCGAGgaatatgataattttcTCGTTCACGTTTATTAGTTTGTCAAGAATGGGTAGGTAAAGGCTCTTGAGGACATTAAAAATGAGtcctaaaaaaaaaataaaaaaataaaaaaataaaataaaatataatataatataatataatataatataatataatataatacatatatatatatatatatatatatattcatatatatatattcatatatatattcatatatatatattcatttatgTGGCATAAGTTTTACCTTGCTGAATTGTGTCAATTGTTGCTACAAAAAGCGAAACGTCCGActttaatataaataccGACAAAGAATGAACGactttaattttaataatatcatttttataatgttGTAAGAAAGTGAATAGTAAGACGAATAAAGGTTTTAAGAAAGATTCATATGAATTTAAAGGTAGGTATGTAAATATACTAAGAATAATTTGAAAAGAGTctgtatataattttttatttgataaacaataatgataaatattaaataattgTTGCATATTTGTTTTGATAATATCATtaaagatattatattttttaaaataacTTTTTAGAACACATATAATTCCATTTACATTTCCAATAGTACTTTTCCATAATTctatttcatataaatgatttaaaattttgatatgaattttttgtatattatttgtattatcaACAATAATAGATAAGATTTGAAATACATATGGAATAAAATCATGTATATAGATTTGTAGTATTTGTGAGAATGttgtaataataacatCTTCAATTTGTTGTATATGTTGTTGTATTTgtgatttatatattaatgatataataactgttaataattcaaataaataatgattaAACAAAGGATTATGTGaatcatttattattaatttgataatttgatctataattaataatatcataacataaaaatctgatattttatatgtaaatataagaaatattcttaatattgttattaatatatattcatttaatattttattatatacattatattttaataaaaataataatcttttcaatatatattgtatcAAATTACTatctaataatattttataaatattctCATTTAATGTTTGATTTAATATTCTATTTATACATAAGCATGCATAATTATgtatcattattttttcattatataataagaaatgtaaaaatataaatatatctaaaacattatttgtattacaaatatttctattatttaatagatattttaatatagataataaataaatactATTTGGTGTATTAAACATATCATCATCTCTTAACCACACACACATATTACTATTcatattgttattattattattattattattattattattactatttaGGTTGTTATTCATTTGGTGGGTCTCAAAATTATAATTGTCAATATTATAACACAAtatatccatattattatatttcatcTTTATTGTTATAAGAAACTGATTCATTAAATCTTTTATCATATGTTCATAAAAATTCTGTGCTAAATTAGAATGATTTAAACAAGTTATTAATTGAACCTTATATTCAACATTACAAGCTTCATAACATGGATCATTCTTATTAATacacatattatttatatttgatatgtttaataaattctcagatgttttattattcatatgaaCACCATCAGATGTCAACATTAATAATGTATCttttgttaatattttaaattcaAGAATTGGAAAACATAAGtcaaaataattattgCATAATgtctttaaaaaatatatagatgTTGAACGTATTGaaaatgaatttatattatttagaTCATGTCTAAAATATTCTAGATCTGCTTCTAATATTTCATCGATATCTATACTTTTTAAACGTATATGATCTAATACACGTTCTATTACCTTTTCAACAAATACTTTATCTTTATATGGATTCaaatcattattttctaaggtcatatgatgaattaattttatacTAGATGATAAACAATTATAGTTGTgacatattaatattttatctttttctttatataatagtTGTATTAATGAACATATTAATTTGATTACATACATTTTGGATTCGTCCTGATAATTTTCagataatatttttataacatctataatcattattttgcactttaataaattctgattaaaattttctttGCATTTTAATATGTCACTTAAGGTGACACTAAAACTATTCATGTTATTCATGTTATTCATGTTATTCATgttattcatattattcatacTATTCATGTTATTGTGAGTTCCATGGGGGGTGACACCATCACCTATCATAACTTTTTTCATGACATTCAAATggttataataattattcaaaacattttcatcatataataagaaattataaaaaatattaaaaaagatatCAAAATTATCCTCATAATATTCTGGCAAGTCtatcatattaatattgtagaatatttttaaaaatacatgcatattcattaatatatgattcatattataaaaacaaatatttagttctttatttatcatatcattattagatgtattaaaattatttgttgaggtatttaattttaaattaatataattagtatattcatttaatttgttatataaatatataaaatataatgtaatTGGATATTCAATATGtgttaatataatttttaaatcatATTTCGATACataatcattatttttatatttctttaaaatttttcttataatttttaaagctatatacttttttttaaaacgATTAGAATCCATATTAGAAAAGATATTCA contains these protein-coding regions:
- a CDS encoding hypothetical protein (conserved Plasmodium protein, unknown function) → MESQLENDMISIFTQSVSSNFEDVKYSEEKINNLYNDNNKEEYIKIMLKLIMYPYNENNNEKKTVYDNTLNKNVKISMLISIKNFIKKSVHSNLENMELSNDVCIFIKHICLHILLDINNEDIKSLQKYFFEILFNLFKFNICDDYDYLLFYIIIVYINDYNYMDLVQIFNNEEKKKNADSFKIIECVMLYIQNKTIIENINNHNFFLEYNKIMQNLDTIKNIIINRNNSLNDDIINYINNTKRIYKSDDKYNLFMLNDLLLYNISQGSASTMNNNNNNNNNNNTNNNNIHNNNTNNNNNSNNNFCSDIQGLTFNFDFRGKGTISNDYNNNIKSIDTNTLFHNNVMMNIFSNMDSNRFKKKYIALKIIRKILKKYKNNDYVSKYDLKIILTHIEYPITLYFIYLYNKLNEYTNYINLKLNTSTNNFNTSNNDMINKELNICFYNMNHILMNMHVFLKIFYNINMIDLPEYYEDNFDIFFNIFYNFLLYDENVLNNYYNHLNVMKKVMIGDGVTPHGTHNNMNSMNNMNNMNNMNNMNNMNSFSVTLSDILKCKENFNQNLLKCKIMIIDVIKILSENYQDESKMYVIKLICSLIQLLYKEKDKILICHNYNCLSSSIKLIHHMTLENNDLNPYKDKVFVEKVIERVLDHIRLKSIDIDEILEADLEYFRHDLNNINSFSIRSTSIYFLKTLCNNYFDLCFPILEFKILTKDTLLMLTSDGVHMNNKTSENLLNISNINNMCINKNDPCYEACNVEYKVQLITCLNHSNLAQNFYEHMIKDLMNQFLITIKMKYNNMDILCYNIDNYNFETHQMNNNLNSNNNNNNNNNNNNMNSNMCVWLRDDDMFNTPNSIYLLSILKYLLNNRNICNTNNVLDIFIFLHFLLYNEKIMIHNYACLCINRILNQTLNENIYKILLDSNLIQYILKRLLFLLKYNVYNKILNEYILITILRIFLIFTYKISDFYVMILLIIDQIIKLIINDSHNPLFNHYLFELLTVIISLIYKSQIQQHIQQIEDVIITTFSQILQIYIHDFIPYVFQILSIIVDNTNNIQKIHIKILNHLYEIELWKSTIGNVNGIICVLKSYFKKYNIFNDIIKTNMQQLFNIYHYCLSNKKLYTDSFQIILSIFTYLPLNSYESFLKPLFVLLFTFLQHYKNDIIKIKVVHSLSVFILKSDVSLFVATIDTIQQGLIFNVLKSLYLPILDKLINVNEKIIIFLALTKLINHDKIRNEPFVVDILNSLNKNITSNELVLKKSKIQHLDVEKDEMDQNFEVTYVKLQMINNENVNEMVLKNININDELKQNLYNQHFMQICHNNAFNTILQLFNN